GTATTCCGGAGTGGGAGCTGTATCGCCGGGAAGGCGGGGATTATCAGACCATTAAGGGTTACGATGAGACCGGCAGCCGGGTTTAACACTGTCTGAAAAGGCTGGATTCAGCCTGCTGGCAGTTTTCCATCACACTGAAGCCGACCTGGCGAATCGGCAACCGGCCGCGACGCCGACTTATCCCCTTGCCCCCCCCTCCCAAAAGCGCATCGCCGCTATCCGCCGCACCAAACAAACAAAAACACTTTTTGAGACAGTTTTTTCCCTGCCGGACGCGGCCGTTCCCGCAACCCACAACCCGAGGGTTCCAGCGAGCAAGGCCAAACCGAAAAGGAGTCGCATCACCCTCTGCTTCCCTGGACATATGGAGTATACCGCTTGACGGTATCGCTTTTATAGGAATTATCCATTTGACACCCCTCATGCCGCCTTTTATCATGCCCGTGTTCATTGGACTTCTCATTAAATGAAAAGGGGGCCGTTTCATCATGCAATCAACAACCACCCGTCTCGTAAACACCGTTTTTTCCCTTCTGGCCATCCTCGGCGCGCTGAGCTTGGCGCCGACTCTTTCCGGCGCGGCCGGTCCGGCCGTTCCGACTATCCGTTTCGGCTACATTTATACCACCCATCACATGCCGCTGATCGCCGCCCTGGCCAAAGGCAAGGCTTTTGAAAATACCGGCGCCTATTTCAAGGAAGTGCTGCCCAGGGAAAAATACGAACTGTATGCCGACGGCAGAAAACTGGCCCGGATCGACCTTGTTCTGAACAAGAGCGGATCGGAGACCGCCACCATGTTCGCCATGAAGCGTCTGGACATGGCCATGGCTTCCGTGACCGCCATCATGTCAGGCATCGACCGGGGGGCGCAGGTCAAAATCCTCTGTCCCACCCATGTGGACGGCATGGCCCTGGTCGCTCCGAAGGGCAGCAACCTCTCTACATGGGACGCTTTCATCGACCGGGCTAAAAAATCGCCGCGCCCTCTGACTATTGGCTATCACTCGCCGACCAGCGCGCCGAAAATCATCCTTGAAAGCGCCCTGGCAGGCACCGATATCAAGGTTACGGAAAACCCCAACGATGCCACGGCGGATATTCTGCTGGTCGACATCAAATCCACCGCGAACTTCATTCCCGCCCTCACCAGCCGCCAGGTGGACGGCGTCGTGGCGCCCGCCCCCTTCCCCGAGATGATCGAACTTAAAGGGGTAGGCACAATTGTCACCGACCTGCGCGACCTGCCGCCCGCAGGCGCATGGCACAACTTCCCCTGTTGCGTCATGGCAGCCAGGGAGGAGACGCTGGCCACCAACGCCGAAGCGGTGGAGAAGCTGGTGAAGCTCATGGCCGCCAGTGCCTCGTGGAGCAACAGTCACAAACAGGAGGTCGCCGCCATCGCGGAAAAATGGATGGGCACCCCGACCGCGGCGGTCGAGAAATCGACCATCATCTACACCGTGCAGCCCTCGCAAAACTGGATGCGCGGCGCCGCCACCTATCTGGACATGCTGAACCGGCTCCACAAGCTCTCCGGTCCCCTGGCCGGCAAAAACCTCGAGGAGGCCAAGGGTCGTCTGTTCGAATTTGACTACCTGCCCTGATTGCCCGCACACACTTCCGGCCTGGCCGGTGCCGCCGCATCCGTACCGCCTCCCTGACGCATGCGGCGGCACCGGCCGGGCCCAAACGATTTACCTGGCCGGGCGGACATCCCTGCAAATCACCGCAAAGCAGGGAAAGCTCGGCCACCTGGCCGCCATGAAAGATAAAGCAATCAAATACACCATCCCGATCATTGCACCGCTGCTGTTGCTGTTGTGCTGGCAGTGTCTCGCGCCGTATATCGACAACGAGATCATTCTGCCCTCGCCGGACAGCGTCTTCGCCATTCTCGTCCACCCGGACCGGGACCTCATCAGCATGGGATCGCTGCTGGGGAACATCATCGTGAGCCTGGCACGGGTGGCGTCCGGATATTTCACGGCGGTACTCGTGGCCGTGCCCCTCGGCATTCTCATGGGGTACTACGGCACGGTCAACCGGTTTTTCAGCAACTTTCTTGGAATTTTCAGGCCCATCCCTCCTCTGGCCTGGGTGCCCCTGGTGCTCGCCTGGTTCGGCGTCGCAAGCCTGGCAACCCTGTTGGAAGTCGAGCCGGGCCAATATTACCTGTATCTGAACAACCTGAAATTCTCCATGATTTTCATCATCTTCATCGGCGGCTTCTACCCGGTACTCACCAGCACCATCACCGGGGTGCGGAGCGTGCGCAAGACCCTGATCGATTCTGCCCGCGTGCTCGGCGCGCGCAAACGCGACATCTTTCTCAAGGTGCTCCTGCCGGGCGCCGCGCCGGGCATCGTCATCGGCATGCGTATCGGCCTGGGCGTTTCATGGATGTGCCTGGTGTCGGCGGAAATGCTACCCGGCAGCATGTCCGGCGTCGGGTACCTGATCACCCATGCCTTTACCATCGCCCGCACCGACGTGGTCATCGCCGGCATGATCAGTATCGGTACCGTGGGCGCCCTGCTCGACCTCGGCTTCCGCTGGTTTGAAGACAAAAAATTTACATGGCAGGCACTTGGCCGTTGAGGGGTTCCATGGAACAGGTCATCCGGGTCACCAAAACCCAAAAGAGCTTCATCACGGAAAAAGGGCAATGCGTCCAGGCTCTGAAGGATATCAACTTTGAGGTCGGCGCCCATGAATTCATCTGCCTCGTCGGTCCCTCCGGCTGCGGCAAATCGACCCTGCTGCGGATCATCGCCGGTCTTGAGCAGGCCAGCTCGGGCAGCGTCATGTATCAGGATACCCCGATCAGGGCGCCCCATCGTCAGATCGGCATGGTCTTTCAGGAATATTCGCTGTTCCCGTGGCGCACGGTCCTGGACAACGTTGCGACAGGCATGGAATTCGCCGGCTACGAACGAAGGAACAGGGAACGGCGGGCCCTCGACTACCTGCAACTGGTAGGGCTGGAATCATTCACCCAGGCCTTTCCCTACGAGTTGTCCGGCGGCATGCAGCAGCGGGTCGCCATCGCCCGCGCCCTGGCCACCGATCCCGATGTTTTGCTGATGGACGAGCCTTTCGGCGCGCTGGACGCCTATACGCGCATCGTGCTGCAGAAGGAACTGCTGCGCATCTGGCAGACCAACCGCAAAACCATCCTGTTCGTCACTCACAGCGTCGACGAGGCGATCTTTCTCGCCGACCGCATCTTTGTCATGTCCGCCACCCCCGGCATGATCCGGGAAATCATCGATGTCCCCATGCCCCGTCCGCGCGACCGGGCCAACCCGCGCTACGGCGCCCTGGCGGTACACATCCTCGCCCGGCTTGAACAGGAGACGGTCCATGCCGCCCAATGACCAAGGCCCCATAAGCGTCGGCATCGACATCGGCTCCACCGCCACCAAGGCGGTGGTGCTGACCGACAGGGTTCTCGGCCAGGCCGTCACACCCACCGGCTGGGACCCTAAAAAAGCCGGCCTGCAGGTGCTGGACGAAGCCCTGGAGGCCGCCGGCGTGGCACAGGACCGGGTGGGCGCCATCATCGGCACCGGTTACGGACGCATCTCCCTGCCCATCTTCACCCGCCGGGTCACGGAGATCACCTGTCACGCCCTGGGCGCCCATTTTCTCCACCCCGCGACCCGCACGGTGATCGACATCGGCGGGCAGGACTGCAAGGTCATCGCCCTCGACGAGCAGGGTGCGGTGTCCGACTTCATTATGAACGACAAGTGCGCCGCCGGTACGGGCCGTTTTCTTCAGGTCATGGCGGCGAGCCTGGATGTCAGCCTGGACGAACTCGGCGCCCTGGCGGCTACGGCCGAACCGGTGCCCCTCTCCAGCATGTGCACGGTCTTCGCGGAGTCGGAGGTCATCGGCCTGCTGGCGCGCGGCGTCGAAAAAGCAGGCATCGCCGCCGGCATCATCGACACCATTGCCCGGCGGCTCCACTGTCTCGCCGGCAAAGTGCCCCTGCGGGATTCCGTCATTTTTACCGGTGGCATCGCCCAGAACTGCGATATCTGTGAAAAAATCGCCGCAAGCCTCAGTACAGAACTGCACGTTCCTGCCTGCCCCCAGTTTGTCGGGGCCCTGGGCGCAGCGTTGATCGGCCATGAAATCACGACCTCCTTTTCACCCGAATGAGAACCTTTCCCATGATAAAAACAGAAACCTTTGCCGAAATATCCACATTGCGCGAAAGAAATCCGCTGGTCTTGAAAGAAGCCCGGGAAAATGGACTGCGCGTGGTCGGAACCTACTGTCTCTACTCCCCGGTGGAACTGGTCGTGGCGGCAGGGGCCGTTGCCGTATCCCTCTGCGGCACAAGCCAGACCCCGATCCCGGCAGCGGAAAAGATCCTGCCGCGCAATCTGTGCCCGCTCATCAAATCCAGCTACGGCTTTGCCGTCACCGATACCTGCCCGTACTTCCATTTTGCAGACCTTATACTGGCCGAAACGACCTGTGACGGTAAAAAGAAGATGTATGAACTGCTCAGCGCCATGAAACCGCTGCACGTCATGCAGCTGCCGCAGACGCAGGACGACACGGCGCTGACCTATTGGACCGGCGAAATGCTGCGCCTTAAGCGTCGGCTTGAAGAGATGTTCGGCGTAGAGATAACTGAAGAGAAACTGCGCGAAGCCATCCGCCTGATGAACGACGAACGGCGCTCCCTGCAAGCACTGCAGGATGTCTGCCGGCATGTGCCCGCACCCATCAGCGGGCTGGACATGCTCACCGTACTTCATAACCGCGGGTTTTCCTGCGACAAGCGCGAAGTCATCGAGCTGGTGGACCGGCTCACGGCCGAACTGCAGGACATGGCTACGGCAGGACGGTCGCCCTACACGCCGGCAACTCCGCGCATTCTGCTCAGCGGCGTACCCATCGGCATCGGCTCGGACAAGGTGGTGCGGATCATCGAGGACTGCGGTGCCAGCGTCGTCTGCTTCGAAAGCTGCACTGCCTACAAGAAGGTTGACCCGGTTGCCAGTGACGGCGATCCGCTCGCCGCCCTGGCCGAACGTTACCTGCGCGTACCCTGTTCATGCATGTCACCCAACCAGGGACGCATGGAACTGGTCGAGAAACTTGTCCGCGATTTCCGGGCGGACGGTGTCGTCGATCTCACCTGGCAGGCCTGTCACACCTACAACATCGAGTCTGCCAGTCTGAAAAACCATGTGCGGAACACCTCGAAAGTGCCCTTTCTGCAGATCGAAACCGACTACTCTGCATCGGATACCGAACAGCTCAAGGTGCGCATCGAGGCATTCATCGAAATGATCTGCCGCAAAAAAATCGCCTGACCGGGAAACCGCGAGCAGTCCTTATTCTCACGAAGCCGGCGTTGTTTCGGCCGTCAACCCGCCGTCAAGATCCGGGTTCATCAGGCAACATAAGCGCCTATTTCGCCCTCCGCCGACGTGCGGACCCGACGAAACCCGCTCTGATCATGCCCTTTCAGCAGGCATTGGAGCGGTTTTTTTCTGACCATAAATCGTTTTCCGTGCGTAACGGAACGAGAAGTTTATTCATTCAGTACAGTGGAAGGAGGCTGCAGATGGCTAGATCACGGGAAGAAATTCTCAAGGATTTGGCGGAGGGAGTGCTCAACATGGATGAGGATCTGGCCGTGGCGGTGGCCAGGGAGGCGATTGATATCGGCCTGGACGCGTTTGATGCCATCACCAACGGTCTGGTGGTGGGAATGAACAGGGCCGGCGAACTCTACGATCAGGAGGAATATTTCGTGCCCGAACTGCTGATCTGTTCGGATGCCCTGTATGCCGGTCTGGAGGTCCTCAAACCCCACATCAAAAAGGATAACGCGCGAAGCAGGATCGGCTGCGTGATCGGGGTCGTCGAGGGCGACACCCACGACATCGGCAAAAACCTGGTCAAAATCATGCTCGATGTCGCCGGATTCGAAATTTACGATCTCGGCCGCAATGTTCCCCTGGCCGACTTCGTGCGCAAGGCGCAGGAGGTCGGCGCCCGGCTGATCTGCCTCTCAACCCTGATGACCACGACCATGGACAGCATGGCCGCGATCATCCGCATGCTCGAGCAGGAGGGCATCCGCGACCAGTTCAAGGTGCTGATCGGCGGCGGACCGATCTCGCAGGCCTTTGCCGACCGCATCGGAGCGGACGGCTACGCCGACAACGCCGCCAGCGCGGTGCGGGTCGCCAACCAGCTCTTCGCCGACGTCAAGGCCGCCTGACCCGGACCGATGCCGGCAACCCGGCATGTCAGGCCCGACCGGCCGCCATGCCTGTTTTTTATCCTCCCAGGAGAACGGAAAGCTCATGAACAAGGATCAAATGACACCGATGGAGCGGTTTTCCGCCTATGACAAGGGCGAGCCGTTGGATCGTCTGCCCTGCGTGCCCGTGGTCGGCAATGGCGCGGCCCGGGTTCTGGGATGCAAAATTTCCGAATTTCGCGACAACGGACCGCTCATCGCCGAAGCCCACCTGGCGGCCTACCGGCGTTTCGGCTACGACACGGTCCGGATATTCACCGACCTCTACGTGCTGGCCGAGGCCATGGGAGCGAATGTCTGCTATCCCCCCGACGAAACCGCCCACCTGGAAAACTCGGCCATCGACGACATCGCCCATATCGGGCGTCTGCAGCCCGTCGATCCCCGGCGGGACGGCAACCTGCCGGCTCTGCTGCAGGCTCTGGAAATCGCCCATGAGCGGGTTGGCCACGAGGTGCCGGTGGCGGGCGCGGTGGTCTGCCCCTTGACCACCGCCTCGTTTCTGATCGGCACCGACAACCTGGTCCGCATGATGCACCGCAACCCCGAAGGGGTCCACAGCCTGTGCGAAATCGCGCTGGCCTCGGCCCTCAACTACGCCCGGGCGGTGCTGGACATCGGCTGCACCTTCGGCCTGACCGAACCGGTCTCCAGCAGCACCATTATCAGTCCAGCCCACTTCGAGAAATTCTCCTATCCCTACCTGAAGCGCCTGTGCGACTTCATGCATGAGCACAGCAAACCGGTCACGCTGCATATCTGCGGAAAGACCGAACGCATCTGGCCGCTGATGGCCGACGCCGGCGCCGACTGCATCAGCATCGACGAAATGGAGGATTTGCGCAAAACCAAGGAATCCGTCGGCCACCGGGTGCGGGTCATGGGCAACGTGGCCACGGCCGAAACCCTGCTCCAGGGCAGTCCCGC
This portion of the Syntrophotalea acetylenica genome encodes:
- a CDS encoding ABC transporter substrate-binding protein yields the protein MQSTTTRLVNTVFSLLAILGALSLAPTLSGAAGPAVPTIRFGYIYTTHHMPLIAALAKGKAFENTGAYFKEVLPREKYELYADGRKLARIDLVLNKSGSETATMFAMKRLDMAMASVTAIMSGIDRGAQVKILCPTHVDGMALVAPKGSNLSTWDAFIDRAKKSPRPLTIGYHSPTSAPKIILESALAGTDIKVTENPNDATADILLVDIKSTANFIPALTSRQVDGVVAPAPFPEMIELKGVGTIVTDLRDLPPAGAWHNFPCCVMAAREETLATNAEAVEKLVKLMAASASWSNSHKQEVAAIAEKWMGTPTAAVEKSTIIYTVQPSQNWMRGAATYLDMLNRLHKLSGPLAGKNLEEAKGRLFEFDYLP
- a CDS encoding ABC transporter permease; the encoded protein is MKDKAIKYTIPIIAPLLLLLCWQCLAPYIDNEIILPSPDSVFAILVHPDRDLISMGSLLGNIIVSLARVASGYFTAVLVAVPLGILMGYYGTVNRFFSNFLGIFRPIPPLAWVPLVLAWFGVASLATLLEVEPGQYYLYLNNLKFSMIFIIFIGGFYPVLTSTITGVRSVRKTLIDSARVLGARKRDIFLKVLLPGAAPGIVIGMRIGLGVSWMCLVSAEMLPGSMSGVGYLITHAFTIARTDVVIAGMISIGTVGALLDLGFRWFEDKKFTWQALGR
- a CDS encoding ABC transporter ATP-binding protein; protein product: MEQVIRVTKTQKSFITEKGQCVQALKDINFEVGAHEFICLVGPSGCGKSTLLRIIAGLEQASSGSVMYQDTPIRAPHRQIGMVFQEYSLFPWRTVLDNVATGMEFAGYERRNRERRALDYLQLVGLESFTQAFPYELSGGMQQRVAIARALATDPDVLLMDEPFGALDAYTRIVLQKELLRIWQTNRKTILFVTHSVDEAIFLADRIFVMSATPGMIREIIDVPMPRPRDRANPRYGALAVHILARLEQETVHAAQ
- a CDS encoding acyl-CoA dehydratase activase; the encoded protein is MPPNDQGPISVGIDIGSTATKAVVLTDRVLGQAVTPTGWDPKKAGLQVLDEALEAAGVAQDRVGAIIGTGYGRISLPIFTRRVTEITCHALGAHFLHPATRTVIDIGGQDCKVIALDEQGAVSDFIMNDKCAAGTGRFLQVMAASLDVSLDELGALAATAEPVPLSSMCTVFAESEVIGLLARGVEKAGIAAGIIDTIARRLHCLAGKVPLRDSVIFTGGIAQNCDICEKIAASLSTELHVPACPQFVGALGAALIGHEITTSFSPE
- a CDS encoding double-cubane-cluster-containing anaerobic reductase, with the protein product MIKTETFAEISTLRERNPLVLKEARENGLRVVGTYCLYSPVELVVAAGAVAVSLCGTSQTPIPAAEKILPRNLCPLIKSSYGFAVTDTCPYFHFADLILAETTCDGKKKMYELLSAMKPLHVMQLPQTQDDTALTYWTGEMLRLKRRLEEMFGVEITEEKLREAIRLMNDERRSLQALQDVCRHVPAPISGLDMLTVLHNRGFSCDKREVIELVDRLTAELQDMATAGRSPYTPATPRILLSGVPIGIGSDKVVRIIEDCGASVVCFESCTAYKKVDPVASDGDPLAALAERYLRVPCSCMSPNQGRMELVEKLVRDFRADGVVDLTWQACHTYNIESASLKNHVRNTSKVPFLQIETDYSASDTEQLKVRIEAFIEMICRKKIA
- a CDS encoding corrinoid protein; its protein translation is MARSREEILKDLAEGVLNMDEDLAVAVAREAIDIGLDAFDAITNGLVVGMNRAGELYDQEEYFVPELLICSDALYAGLEVLKPHIKKDNARSRIGCVIGVVEGDTHDIGKNLVKIMLDVAGFEIYDLGRNVPLADFVRKAQEVGARLICLSTLMTTTMDSMAAIIRMLEQEGIRDQFKVLIGGGPISQAFADRIGADGYADNAASAVRVANQLFADVKAA
- a CDS encoding uroporphyrinogen decarboxylase family protein, which translates into the protein MNKDQMTPMERFSAYDKGEPLDRLPCVPVVGNGAARVLGCKISEFRDNGPLIAEAHLAAYRRFGYDTVRIFTDLYVLAEAMGANVCYPPDETAHLENSAIDDIAHIGRLQPVDPRRDGNLPALLQALEIAHERVGHEVPVAGAVVCPLTTASFLIGTDNLVRMMHRNPEGVHSLCEIALASALNYARAVLDIGCTFGLTEPVSSSTIISPAHFEKFSYPYLKRLCDFMHEHSKPVTLHICGKTERIWPLMADAGADCISIDEMEDLRKTKESVGHRVRVMGNVATAETLLQGSPADVRAETLDCIRKAHDNPRGFIVASGCSLPTEVPFANIDAMLDTVREVGWPVTVAKLDSMT